The genomic segment GTAGTGATGTTGAACTGTCCTCCTGTCTGTGATGCTAACTTGGATCGTTCGGTTCAAGTGGCATCTGCCAAGTTTCTCCACCATGatgttcctctttttccttttgtaattaacAAGTATCGTATATAGAGAGATACTTTCAAACTACATAAATATTCTCTATTAATTTCCTATTccttgtatcagttcagttcagttcagttgctcagtcatgtccaactctttgcgaccccatgaatcgcagcacgccaggcctccctgtccatcaccagctcccggagtttactcaaactcatgtccatcaagtcggtgatgccatccagccatctcatcctctgtcgtccccttctcctcctgcccccaatccctcccagcatcagggtcttttccaatcagtcaactcttcgcatgaggtgaccaaggtactggagtttcagcttcaacatcagtccttccaatgaacacccaggactgatctcctttaggatggactggttggatctccttgcagtccaaggaactctcaagagtcttctccaacaccatggttcaaaagcatcaattcttcggcgctcagctttctttatagtccaactctcacatccatacatgaccactggaaaaaccatagtcttgactagacagatctttgttggcaaagtaatgtctctgctttttaataggctatctaggttggtcataacttttcttccaaggagtaagcatcttttaatttcatggctgcagtcaccatctgcagtgattttggagcccccaaaaataaagtctgacactgtttccactgtctcccctctatttcccatgaagtgatgggaccagatgccatgatcttagttttctgaatgttgagctttaaaccaactttttcactctcgtgtttcactttcatcaagaggctttttagttcctcttaactctctgccataagggtggtgtcatctgcatatctgaggttattgatatttctcctggcaatcttgattccagcttgtgcttcttccagcccagcgcttctcatgatgtagtctacatataagttaaataagcagggtgacaatatacagccttgatgtactccttttcctatttggaaccgtctgttgttccatgtccagttctaactgttgcttcctgacttgcatacaggtttctcaagaggcaggtcaggtggtctggtattcccatctctttcagaattttccacataaaTATTCCTGGTATAACGACCACAAATTTAGTGACTTTAAACAACATAGATTTATGGTCTAACTGTTCTTACAGGTCAGAGTGTGATGGGTCTCATGggataaaatcaaggtgttggcaagagGCTCTAGGTGAGAccctgttttcttgccttttctagaGTGTGCGTGTATTCCCGAGTGGGAgtgtattccagtgtgtgtgtgtattcctgagtgtgcatgtgttccAGAGTGTGCATGTATCCCAAGTGTGGGTGTGTTCCTGAGTGTGCGTGTATCCCGAGTGTGCGTGTATCCCGAGTGTGCATGTGTTCCCGAGTGTGTGTGTATCCCGAGTGTGCGTGTGTTCCCGAGTGTACGTGTATCCCGAGTGTATGTGTATCCCGAGTGTGTGTGTATCCCGAGTGTGCATGTGTTCCGAAGTGTGTGTGTATCCCGAGTGTGAATGTGTTCCCGAGTGTACATGTATCCCGAGTGTGCATGTATCCCGAGTGTGCATGTGTCCCCAAGTGTGCATGTCCCCGAGTGTGCGTGTGTCCCCGGGTGTGCGTGTATCCCAAGTGTGGGTGTGTTCCTGAGTGTGCGTGTATCCCGAGTGTGTGTGTTTCCCAAGTGTGCGTGTATCCCGAGTGTGCATGTgttcctgagtgtgtgtgtatcccgAGTGTGCGTGTGTTCCCGAGTGTACGTGTATCCCGAGTGTATGTGTGTCCCGAGTGTGTGTGTATCCCGAGTGTGCATGTGTTCCGAAGTGTGCATGTATCCCGAGTGTGCATGTGTTCCCGAGTGTACATGTATCCCGAGTGTGCATGTATCCCGGGTGTGCATGTGTCCCCAAGTGTGCGTGTCCCCGAGTGTTCGTGTGTCCCTGGGTGTGCGTGTGTCCCAGAGTGTGCATGTCCCTGAGTATGCATGTGTTCCCGAGTGTGCGTGTGCTTCATGGTTTGTGGCCTTTTCAGTTTccaaagtcagcagtggccaatCATTTTTCTCACACTAAATCACTCTGACACCAACtattctgcctccctcttccacttttaaggTCATCCTGGCTCATatctccatatttaaaaaaactttttatctatattggagtacagttgtttaacaatattgtgttagtttccggtgtatagcaaagtgatgcagttatgcatgtacatgtatctattctttttcaaatcctttcCCCAATTAGATtgttacagaatactgagcagggttccctgtgctatacagtgggtcctgttggttatgcattttaaatatagtagcgTGTACATCTCCATCCCAAACTCGGTAACTCTCCCTAACAAACCCCCACAGTCCTTCTCAGTAACCAGAAGTTCGTTCTCTaagtgtgtgagtctgtttctgttttgtaactaagttcatgtgtataattttttttagatccCATAGATACACAACATCATATTTCTCTttgtctgtcttacttcactcaatatgacaatgtctaggtccatccctattgctgcagatggcattatttccttcttttaaatggctgagtaatattccccttTATATATCCACCACGCctcctgctgatggacacttggttGCTCATGTCTTGGCCGTTGTAAACAGGGCTGCAGTGAgcactggggtgcatgcatcctttTGGATCTTGCTCTTCACTGGGTATGTGCCCAGGAGGAGTGGGATTACAGGATTATAtggtagatctatttttaattcttaaagaaactccattctgttctccatagtggctgcaccaatttacattcccaccagtgatgtgggagggctcccttctctccataccctctccagaatttattgtttctgGGGTTTTTGTTGATAGCCATTCTGAGTTGAGTTAGGTGATATCTCcttgtagtttttatttaaaatttctctaataattagcagtgttgaacatcttttcatgtgctttttggtcatttgtgtgtattctttggagaaatgtctatttaagtcttctgcccattttttgattgggttgtttgttatgATGATATTAAGCCACATGATCTGTTAGTAAAtgttggagactaatcccttgtcggtcacatcttttgcaaatattttctcccattctgaaggttatcttttcattgtgtttatggtttcctttgtgtgcaaaagctgttaagtttaattaagtcccatttgtttatttttgtttttatttccatactcTGGGAGACAGATAGAAAAAGACATTGCTGCGGTTTGTGTCACAGAGTGTTCTGGTTATGTTTTCCTCAAAGAGTTCTAGAGCATccagtcttgcatttaggtctttaatccattatgagtttatttatgtgtatggtgttaaagaatgttctaatttcattttttatgtgtagctattcagttttcccagcacctttCATTGAAGAGACTGTCGTTCcttcattgtatagtcttgcctctttggtcatagattaattgaccatcgGTGTGTGGGTATATTTCTGGGCTCcctgtcctgttccattgatctacaatATTCCTATTTTAAAGTCAGCTgcttagcaaccttaattccatctgcagcTTAAATTGTCCCTGGCTAAGAGCACAGTATATTCATAGGGTTCCTGGGAGTGCATGTGGATATCTTTAGCGTCATTATTCTGCTTACTGCAATTTCATTCTTCATCAAAATTTCAGCTTATGAATTTATgttggtttttttaaaatcatttctgctttattcaacagactttttagtttttaatatcattattttttgatgctcaaattgtc from the Dama dama isolate Ldn47 chromosome 23, ASM3311817v1, whole genome shotgun sequence genome contains:
- the LOC133044328 gene encoding keratin-associated protein 4-4-like → MYPKCGCVPECACIPSVRVSRVCMCSRVCVYPECACVPECTCIPSVCVSRVCVYPECACVPKCVCIPSVNVFPSVHVSRVCMYPECACVPKCACPRVCVCPRVCVYPKCGCVPECACIPSVCVSQVCVYPECACVPECVCIPSVRVFPSVRVSRVYVCPECVCIPSVHVFRSVHVSRVCMCSRVYMYPECACIPGVHVSPSVRVPECSCVPGCACVPECACP